The genomic window TGCGTCAAGGTGCTTGTGGAAGCCGGAGCGGATGTCAACGCCGTCTGGGTGCGGGGCGATCCCACCCGCAACCCTGCCATCGTGACGGCCTATCATCTGGCAAGGCACGACAATCGTGCCGAGATCGCCGACTATCTCTTGGCGCACGGCGTCATCATAAAGAGGCCCGAGCCGATTTCGGCGAAACTGGCAATGGCTGACGCGGCAAAGGGGGCGACCTTCTTTGCCTCCAACTGCTCCAGCTGCCATGGCAAACGTCCGCAGGACATACCCACCAAAGGCCCCAATCTGTGGAACGTCGTCGGACGCGACAAGGCATCGACCAAATTCGGCGGCTATTCCAAAACCCTGATGGCTTGGGACGGCGCATGGACCTATGAAGACCTCAACATTTTCATCGCCGGCCCTACCCTCACGACGCCTGGCGTAAACATGGACGTTCGCGGCGCGCCCGACGAAACAGACCGCCTGAACGTGATCGCTTATCTGAGAACGCTGAGCGACGCGCCGGCTCCGCTGCCCTGAGGACCGTGCCGCGCCCATGGCTGCTAACCTGCCGGCCATCTCCCACGGCCCGGTTGCAATTCGCGCTCACCCGACTACCTTTCATCCGAGGCCACTCTCCCCTCAGTGGCAAACAGAAATCACCCGTGAGCAAGCCATGTGCCGAAACATAAAACCTCTGTTCAATTTCGATCCGCCGGCGACGGACGACGAGATTCATGATGCCGCGCTCCAGTTCGTGCGCAAGCTGAGCGGAGCGACCAAGCCGTCGAAGCGCAATGAGGCCGCGTTCGAGCGCGCGGTCGGTTCGATCGCTGCTTGCGCCCGTGAACTCATCGATTCGCTGGAGACGTCTCAACCGCCTCGCGATCGCGAGGAGGAAGCAGCGAAGGCGCGGGCGAGAAACGCGATCCGGTTCGCGTAAGTCTCATGAGAGATCTCAGCCCGGTCTCTCGATACACTCGCTTACAAAAATACGGGTTTCCAGACACATGCCTGGTTCAATCATCGACTGAAATGGCGATGCGGCCGATGAGCCGACAGATGGTCAATTCAGCAAGGATGACACGATGAAAACGATCCAGGTCATGGCGCTCGCACTCGCTCTCGGCACTGCAGCGGCAGCGCATGCGGAACAGCCGCTGCAGCGCACCGATCTCGTCAAGAACGATATCGACGTGCCCGGCCACGAGGCCGTTCAGGTGCGCGTCGACTTCGCGCCAGGCGTTCTGGCGCCCAACCACTCGCATCCCGGCGAAGAGATCGCCTTCGTCATCGAGGGCACGCTGGAATACCGGCTCGAAGGCAGGGAGCCGGTAACACTCAAGGCCGGCCAGTCCCTGTTCATTCCCGCCGGCACCGTTCACTCGGCAAAGAACGTCGGCAGCGGCAAGGCCTCGGAACTGGCGACCTATATCGTGCGCAAGGGCGAGCCGCTGGTGGTGCCGGCAAAGTGAGGCTGGGTGCCGTGCAGCCCCCTCATCCGCCTGCCGGCACCTTCTCCCCGAGGGGAGAAGAGATTCGTGGCGGCGCCTCGCTTTTTATCTACCGCCGTGGCTTGAATGTGCGCTCGGCGCTGCCGCAAGTCCCTTCGCCCCTCGGGGAGAAGGTGGCGGCAGCCGGATGAGGGGGCTGCACAGCACCACCCTCACCATCCCCCTCCTCGCCAATGGGACTTCCTAACTCCACCTTCCCATCATTCACTCGCTAACCCGAACGACAACGCTCAGAACTCGTCCCACTGTCCACTCGCCAGCGCCGCATTTCCCTGAGCCTGATACGCCCTGCCGACCCTGGCCCTGAGCTCGCGTGCCGGAGAGCCGGCATCGGCAGGCTGTGTGGGCGCCGGCCGGCGCGACTGCACTGCGCCTGTCTTCTCGATATTGAACTCCCGGAGCATCTCGGCGATCCGGCCGATCTCGCGCACCAGCGCGTGGCTTGCGGCCGTGGATTCCTCCACCATGGCGGCGTTCTTCTGGGTGCCCTGATCCATGGCGTTGACGGCCGTGTTGATCTCGGCGAGCGCGGTCGCCTGTTCGCGGGCGGCCTCGACGATCGAGCCGATGTGGCGGTCGATCTCCTTGACCTCGTCGACGATGACGCTCAGCGCCTCGCCTGTTTCCCCGACCAGCGAAACGCCGGTCTTCACGTGTTCGCCTGACGTGTTGATCAGTCCCTTGATCTCCTTGGCCGCCTTGGCCGAACGCTGGGCAAGCTCGCGCACCTCCTGGGCGACGACGGCAAATCCCTTGCCCGCCTCCCCGGCGCGCGCGGCCTCGACACCGGCATTCAACGCCAGCAGGTTCGTCTGGAAGGCGATCTCGTCGATGACGCCGATGATGCTTGATATCTCGCGCGAGGAACTGTCGATCGCGCCCATCGCCGTCACCGCTCGCTCGACGATCTGACCGGACAGTTCCGCGCCTGTGCGCGCCTTTCCGACCAGTTCGCCGGCCTCTTCCGCACGCCGGCTGGAATCCTTGACCGTGGTGGTGATCTCTTCGAGTGCGGCCGCCGTCTCCTCGATCGAAGCGGCCTGCTGCTCGGTCCGCCTGGCGAGGTCGTCGGCGGCGGCGCGGATTTCCTGCGATCCGGCATTGATCTGCGAGGCGCCGGAATCGATCTCGCGGATCGTGCCCGTCAATTGCTCGAGCGCGTGGTTGAAATCGTCGCGCAGCCGGTGATAGGCGGCGGGCAGCTCGTCGGTGATGCGGTAGCTGATATCCTTGGCTGCGATGGCGGCCATCGCCTTGCCGAAAACGTCGCTCACCAGCTTCTGCTCGCTGGCGATCGCATCCGCCTGCGCCTTCTGCTTGGCGACCTCGGCCTCGTCGATGTAGACCGAAATGGCGAGATCCATGTCGAGCATCGCGGCCTTGACGAGGCTTGCGAGCGCCTTGCCGAACTCCGCCGGCTTCATGCTCTTCCGGGAAAACATCCCCTGGGGAAACATCTCCTCTACGGCGCTTTTGATCAGATGATCGACGATGATCGCGTAGCCGCCGATATACCATCTCGGCTCCAGGCCGATGCGGGCGTGAACGGCGCCGATGGTGCGGACCTTGCCGACATAATCTTCGCCGAGATTGCCATCTGATATATTGACCCAATGGCCCATCTGGGCGCCCTTGGCCCGGGCGATGTGCTCGTCGGAGGAAAAGAAGCGCTTGACTTCGGGGCTGTTGCGCAGCTGCGCATAGAACTTGTCGAGCCCATGCGGCAGCTCCCGCTGGATCAGAGCCTTCAACGAACGGATGCCGGCGCGTCCCTGTTCGTCGAGGCCCATGAATTCGAGGCGGCGCTCGATATCCCCGCTTCGCGAGGCAGCATCGGCCTGACGAGAGTGCTGACCGGTATGCGCATGAAAATGGTTCTGCATTAATGCCCCCTTGAAAACAGAATCGGCAAACGATGCGGCGCGGGAATCTGTCTCCGAAATCCGTATTCCCAGCAGCCTGTCATGCTGCCCCCGCGCCCGTCGGCCGAGATCGAATTGATGCCCGCATGGTTTCCGAAGTGTAAATCGCCTCGATGGGCCGGCACTTTTCCGCGCAAAATGGATAGAAATGCCAAGCTCGGATGTCGTCTCGGCGCAACACTTCCGCTATAAGGGATGGCCGTCCGACCGGATGCTACATAAGACGCAGAATTAGTTGCATTTCAACGACTTAGATCAACGCCTTTAAGTTGCAACCGCAAATCATTTTCGTTCCCCCACCGCGGCGCGCATCGCTTGCCAGGTGAAATTCGCCGGCCCCGAACAGATTCCGACGCCCTAAATTCCTGCCCGCCAAGCCAAGGCAAAACCCGCCACTTCCCCGTGTCATCCTCTTGCGGTGCACCTACGGCGCCGCCTATCCTCGGCCTGGCGGTCGCGTCTCCGATTCAGGGGGCGCGTTTGGGGAACCGCGAGATTTGACGATGCTTTGCATCGCAAGGGAATGACGATGCTTCGCATATTGACCGGATTTTTCAGCCTTCTTCTATTGTCCTGCCTCACCTCGCCGGCCCTTGCCGCGGGTAAGCTCTGCCCGCAAAGGGAAACGATCCTCGCCTTCAGCGATATCGTGCTCGCCGATTGGGCCACCTTCGCGCCTACGGCTCCTTACAAGTATGGCGCGGAGGCCGCCTATCTCAAGATCCGCTATACGCCACTTCCCGACGAGCAAATCCTCGTCCTGCTGGCAAACCTGCTTCAGCAAAACAAATACGCCTCCGCCGACGATCTCGCCGGAGCTTGGTACTTACACCATTTCGGTTACAAGGCCATTCAAGCCTCGGCTGGCGCGAAATTTGACCAGACCTTTTCGGGCATTGGCATATCCGGCATCCGAGCGCTGCTGCTGCAGGAAGGCGGCGAAGACGTAATGATGAAGCATTTCGCCGCTACTCCCTTCATGCCGACCGACGATTCGGGTCAAGCGTTCACGGTCGCAGGCGGCATTGTTGCCGCCGCCATCGCCGATCAGTCGGACGAATTCAAGGAGAGGGTCGTCCACGCGGCGGAAGCCCACGGCTTGAATGATATTGCAAACTCCGTCTCCGCCAGCGAAATCGATACCTCGGCATGGGACCGTTTCATGGCGCGTGGCAGCGCACAGGACAATCCAGATAAGCTGGTCTATTACGCCAATTATACACGAGCCATGGTTGGCCACCCCTGGGTCAAACCGGCTAAATCACTGCAGGAGGAACGATTCCAGCGGATCATGGCGGGCGCGGGATTCGAGCCTGAGGAGAGCTTTCTTATGCACGCGAGGGCAATCGACGGCGGGGATGATATCGCTGCTCTGATTGCCGGGCGTCTGGTGGAGCCGATTCTGCTTCACGGCGTGATCAGGAGGAGCGGCACGATGGATGCCGCCTGGCTGTTTGAATATCGAGCCGCCGTCGCTCTCGCCGGGCGATCGGCGGTCGAGACTGCTTTCGACGCCAGACCCTATGACGGCAATCGTTACGTCAGGACATCAGCTGTCTTCACCATCCGCGACGTCATAGATCGCCTGCTCGCCGTCGAAGCTCTACAGCCTTACCTGACAGGCAAGGTCGACGCCATGCCGCCGAAACCCGAGGACCTGTCCAACAAGATCGACTGGCCACGCTGGACCGAGATGGCAACCAAGGTTCGCGATGGCGCCGTCTCGCCCACTCTCGCCGCTGATCTCGAAACCTTCGGCATCGTGACGGAACTTCTCCTCGCCAAGGGCGATCAGGAAGTTTTGCGGGCCTTCGTCCAGCAGGCGCCGAGCGGTGAAACCCGCCTCTCCGTCGCCAACGATTTCGCCATGCGCCTCGACCGTGCCTGCGCCGCCTATCTCTACCATCCAGGCGAAGCCTTTACGCTCAACGGCCGCCCGATCTTCAAATTCGATACGGAGTGAGAAAAGCTTGGAACGCAGCGCCCGGCCAAACGGCGAGCGCTGCTTCCGGAGAAAACGGCGGGGCGTGTTGTAACGCCTTACTTCTGCTGCGGCTTCGCCGGCGGAGTGCCGATCTTTTCCAGAACCTTTTTGGCGAGAGCCGGGTCGCTCTGCACGGCCGTCAGGATCGACGAATATTCCTCGACGGAAATGTTTTGTGAGGCCTGGACCGTGTCGACCATCTGTTTCTTGGCTTCATCCTGCAGCTTTTGCTTGGCAGCCTCGTCCTTCGTCGCGTCGATCTTGGCCGAATAGGCCTGCCGGACCTTGTCGACCTGGAGATAGGCAACGGCAAAGGCCTCGAGTTTCTGATCGCTGACGGCGGCTGGCGCAGCCGTGCCGCCGCTCTGGTCCTGCATCGGCGCCGTGCCTTGTGCGGCCGGCTGCTGCGCCTGGGCCATCTCGACGGCCGATGCCGGACCGAAAGCAAGCAGGGTGAACACGGCAGCGGACATCATTGCCAGGGATGTGTAACGAGTGATCATATTCGTTCCTTTTCACGTGCATGATTTGAGCGGCAGGACCGCCTCGCTCGATCGCTCAGCCGATTTGGGGCTGGCGAGGTCGCGACGATGAAGCCCGAAAAGGGCTCGATGCGGCGATACCGGGGCCATTTCCTGACGATTGAACGGCGGCTTTGTGACGGGGACCGGCCCATCCGCGCCGCGCCCGCATCGCCTGACGCAGCATTCTGGCTGTGGTGACAGATGACGTTGTTCGACCCCGGCGGCAATCGTATGGTCCTGCACTACGCCAAACGGAGGAGCCCAAATGTCCATCGCCGCTTTACCTGAACCGCCCTATTACATGGTCAGTTTTTCCTCTCAACGAACCAAGGTCGACGATGGCTATGGCGAGATGGGATATGCGATGACGGAACTTGCAAAACTGCAGCCCGGATATCTCGGTTTCGAAAGCGCGCGCGGCGCAGACGGCTTCGGCATACTCATCTCTTACTGGAAGGATGAGGACAGCATTCGAGCCTGGAAATCAGTCGTCGACCATATCGAGGCGCAAAATCGCGGCCGGTCGGATTGGTACACCCGCTACGAAATTCGCGTTGGGCGCGTCGAGCGAGCCTATGGCTTCGACATCGAAGAGGCGTGAATGGGCTTAACGAAGAAACTTGGCGTCGAACCCTTCCGTCACCGGACCCTTTCTACCGCGCAAACCTCCTTGCACCGGCGACGCACAGAATGACGGCAACCGTCACGCCGAGCATGGCGGAGGTGACCGGCTCGTGCAGCAGCGTGGCGGCGAGCGCCAGGCCGAAAAAGGGCTGGAGCAGCTGCAGCTGACCGACGGCGGCGATGCCGCCCTGCGAGAGACCGCGATACCAGAAGATGAAGCCGATCAGCATGGAGAATAGCGAGACATAGGCAAGGCCGATCAGCGCCGGCGTTTCGATCCCGGCGAAACTGGCCGGCCGGTAGACAAACGCGACCGCGATCATGATCGGCAGCGATAGGACCAGCGCCCAGGAAATCACCTGCCAGCCGCCGAGCGTGCGCGACAGCCTGCCGCCCTCGGCATAACCGAGGCCGCAGACGAGGATCGCCGCCAGCATCAAGAGGTCGCCGACCGGCGAGGCCGTCAGTCCTTGCGCCAGGGCGAAACCCGCCACCAGCGCGCTGCCGAGAATGGAGAAGAGCCAGAAGGCCGGCTTCGGCCGTTCGCCACCGCGGATCACCGCGAAGCTCGCCGTGGCAAGCGGCAGCAGGCCGACGAAAACGATCGAATGGGCTGATGTGACGTGCTGCAGGGCGAGCGCCGTCAGCAAGGGAAAGCCGACCACCACGCCGAGTGCGACGACGGCAAGCGAGAGGATCTCGCGCCCCGAGGGCCGCCTCTGCCGGAAGACGATGAGCAGGCAAAGCGCCAGCAGCCCGGCGATTGCCGCGCGCGCCACTGTGAGGAAAACGGGATCGAACTGCGCCACCGCCACGCGGGTCGCCGGCAGTGAGCCGCTGAAGATCACCACCCCGATCAAACCATTGATCCATCCTGCCGTCATGCGCTCCATCTGCATTCCTTCCCGGATGCATGTCGGCGAGACCGCTTGGGTCTCAGAGAACGGCATGCATAAAAACAATGACCTAAGGCGCATTACCTGAATCAAATTCCGAGGAACGGCCGATCATCCTTATCCGCCAAAACGGATAGCCATCACAGGGACGGTCTGATACGATTTCGCAAAACTGTTATGGTGCGGGAAGCAGTACGGATGAACGAAGAGATGGCGGGGCGCACGCGCGTCGAGATGGTGATGGGAACGATCCGGCAGCGCATCGCCGGGCGCAGCCTGACGCCGGGCGCAAGGCTGCCTTCGGTGCGCGGGCTTGCGGCCAGCTTGAAGCTCTCGACCTCGACCGTCGTCGATGCCTATGAGCGTCTGGTCGCGGAGGGCGCGATCCTTTCACGGCCGGGTTCGGGCTTCTATGTCGCCAATCAGGCGGCACCCTTCGCGCTCACCGAAGCCGGGCCGAAACTCGACCGGGCGGTCGACCCGTTCTGGATCTCGCGCCAATCGCTGGAGGCCGACGAAGCCGATCTCAAGCCCGGTTGCGGCTGGCTGCCGCCCTCCTGGCTGCCTGGGGAAAGCATGCGCCGGGCGCTCCGGACGCTTGCCCGCGCCGACGGCCCGGCCCTTGCCGATTACGGCTCGCCGCTCGGTCTGCCGCCCCTGCGCCAGCTGATTTCGCGGCGCATGGGCGAGCGCGGCATCGAGGCCTCGCCGGATCAGCTCCTGCTCGCCGATTCCGGCACACAGGCGATCGACCTGCTCTGCCGTTTCCTGCTCGAACCCGGCGACACCGTGCTGGTCGACGATCCCTGCTACTTCAACTTCCACGCACTCCTGCGCGCCCACCGGGCGAAGATTGTCAGCGTGCCCTACACGCCGTCCGGCCCCGATCTCGAGCGTTTCGCTGAGGTCGTCGCCGAGCATCGGCCGCGGCTCTACATCACCAACTCCGCCATCCACAATCCCACAGGCGCCACACTCTCCCCGGTCACGGCTCACCGCGTCCTCAAACTCGCCGACCAATTCGACCTGACCATCATCGAGGACGATATCTTCGCCGATTTCGAGCATATGCCGGCCCCGCGCCTTGCCGCCTTCGACGGGCTTGAGCGCGTCATCCATATCGGCAGCTTCTCGAAGACGCTTTCCGCCTCCGCCCGCTGCGGCTTCGTCGCGGCCAAACCCGAATGGATCGACGGCCTCACGGACCTCAAGATCGCCACCTCCTTCGGCGGCGGCCGGATGACGGCCGAAATCGTGCTGAACGCCTTGAGCGACGGCAGCTACCGCAAGCACATGGAAACGCTGCGCCAGCGGTTGGCCCGCACGATGGGCGAGGTCTCGGCCCGGCTGAAGGGTCTCGGCATCACTCCCTGGCTGGAACCCCAGGCCGGCATGTTCCTCTGGTGCCGCCTGCCCGACGGCCTCGACGCGGCTGACGTGGCGCGGGCAGCATTGGAAAAGCGGATCGTGCTGGCGCCGGGCAACGCCTTCAGCCTCTCGCAGTCGGCGACGGATTTCATGCGGTTCAACGTGTCGCAGACGCTGGATGACAGAGTGTTCGAGGTGCTGAGGGATGTGTTGGCGAGGCAGAGAAGATGAGAGATACGCGGCTCCAGCCCCACCCTCCCTCATTCCTGTGCTTGTCACAGGAATGAGGGAGGAGAGGTTCGCGCCAGAATCAATCATCACGGCTCGTACTCCTCCGATTAAGTGAAGGTCGTCCAGCGACCTCGAGTTCTGTCGAGAAGCCTGACTCCAGCAGCGCCAGCGCAGCCCCCGCCACCACCCATCAAAACGACCGATTGACCGCCTTGTCGTTCTCCAGCCGCGTCACGCAGCCCTCCAGCTTGGCGAGCAGCAAATCAAAATCGAGCGGCTTCGTCAGATAATCCGCAGCCCCGGCGCGCAAGCCCGCGAGCGTGTTTTCGCGATCGGTCAGCGCCGTCAGCAGGATGAAGGGGATGTTGGAGAATTGCGGGTGGTTGATCTGGATTTCCGCCAGCAGCTGGTGGCCGTCCATGACGGGCATGGAGATGTCTGAGATGACGATGTCGGGCCATTTCGACAGGATCATCTCCAGGCCTTCGGCGCCGTTTGCGGCCTCGAGCGTCCTGTATCCGGCTTCGTTCAGCTCCTCGACGAGCAGGTTCCGGATCTCGACTTCATCTTCTATGCACAGGACGGTGACCATAAGCTGTTCCTCAGGCTGCGATCGGTTGATCCTGCAACAGGCGCGCTATTGGCAGGAGAATGGTAAAGGTGGTGCCCTTGCCGAGCGCGCTCGCCACCTCGACGGTGCCGCCATGCAGCTCGACGACCTGCTTGACGACGTTGAGGCCGATGCCGGTTCCGGCAATGCCGGTCGCGCTGCGGGCGCGGAAATAGGGCTGGAAGAGTTTCGGCAGGTCCTCGGCATCCATGCCGATGCCGTTGTCGGCGACCGAAATCTCCACCGTCTTCTCGTCGGTCCGGGCGCGGATATGAATATCGGGCGCGTCAGGCGAATATTTGACGGCGTTGGAAATCAGGTTGGTGAACACCTGCTCCATGGCGCTGCGATCGAAGGTGAGCGACGCCGGCAGCGGCTCGATATCGAGATGGAACACATGCGAGCGGCTGAGCGGACGCTGCCTCTCGCAGCACTCGACGAGCAGGGCCTTCAGGTCGCCTTCGCTGCGTTTGAGGATGATCTGTCCGGTTTCCAGCCTGCCATTGGCAAGGATGCTCTCCATGAGGCCGACCATGCGCACGACGGCGCTGCGGATGACGCCGGCTTTTTCACGAACATAGTCTCCGCCGACAGTGGCGGTCGAGCGGCAGAGCCGCTGGGCGGCGGCATCGATGATGGCAAGCGGCGTGCGGAACTCGTGCGAGGCCATGGCGACGAACTGGCGCTGCAGTGCGTTCACTTGGCGCTCATGCGCGAGCAGCCTGTCGAGCTCCTGCCTCTGCCTTTCGATCTCGGCCGTCCTGTCGGCCACCATCTCTTCCAGATGGTTGCGGTGGTGGGTAAGCTCGGCTTGACTATCCAGAAGGGTGAGCGAGGTGCGGTGAAGCCCCCCCCCAGCCAGAACACCACGGCCATCAGCACCGCCAGGCAGGCAAGCCCCATCGGCGCGATCTGCTGGATCAGCATGAAGCCGGGCCGGATCGGCGGCCAGACGAGATAGCCGATCGTGCCGCCGTCATGGGAGGACACCGGCACCTCGGCCCGCTCGTCCAGGCCCTTCGAAGCCGTGAAATGCAGGCCTTCGAGGCGCGCATAATGGGCGATGTTTTCGCTCGCCTTGCCATCGATGAACTTCACCGAGACGGCGATGAATTCCTGCCCCGCCTCGATCTGCATCCTGGCCGAACTCGGCAGGATCGGTCGCGCGCTTGCGATCGCCGGCCTGCCGCCGATAATGATCGTGCGCACATGCGCCAATTGCCCGAGCGGCTCGGCGCCGGACTTTGTGGCCCGCTCGACAAGGGCGGCGCGCATCTCGCCGGCAAGGGCGGTCATTTCGCTCGCGTCATCGTCCCCCAGCCGCGCCGGCATGACATCCCCGCCGTCGCGAAACGCAAACATCAGCCGGTTCGTATCGTCGAAGATATAGGTCCGGTCGTGGCCGAAATACTGGCTCGTCCACAGGCCGATATTGTCGAGCAGCCATTCATGATTGCGCTGCTTGGCGTAAAGGAAGGCGTCATCCCATTTGGTGACGCTTTCCTGCTCCCGCGGCAGCGCCCCGATCTGTTCTTCCAATCCCTGGTTGACGAAATCGGCCTGCCGGCGCAACGAAATGTCGTCGACCTTGACGGCGGCAAGCCAGGCAAATCCGCACAGCAACACCGCCGCCGCACAGGTAAGCGTCACCAGGACAAACGTGATGTGCGAAGTGAGCCTGACCTTCAATACCCGCAACCCTTTGATGGCACCGCCGCCGAGAATTTGACACGTAAAGGTTGACGGACGGTGAATTGCTCGCTTGGGCAATTGTGGACATCGTGGCGGTTGGACCTGAGAGCCCATTAACTCCATCAGCGCAACAAAAACGGGACTAGAGATTGGCCTTCAGGAACGTGCTCATGGTCTCCGGCGCGCGTCCGAGCATCCTGGCCAGCGCAGGGTCAATGGCCCTAAATTCGCCTGCACGAGCGGCGCGGTAATATCCCAGCATGACGGCAATGGAGCCGTCCGGCATGCCTGCGTTGCGTGCTGTCGCTTCCATGCTCTCCTCGCTCACAACTGTCCGTTCGATCGGCTTGCCCAGCATCCTGCCTGCGAGTTCTGCGATGTCGGCAAGATCCAGCGCCTCGCTGCCCGTCAGCGGCGGGGTCGGGCCGTCGATCACTTCGTCCCCGGCGAGCAGGGCAGCGTCGGCGGCCGCGAGGTCGTCATGCGTC from Rhizobium sp. Pop5 includes these protein-coding regions:
- a CDS encoding ankyrin repeat domain-containing protein, with amino-acid sequence MRGLIGGIFIYASVLATSNAGQLHEAAKSGDVAAIAAALDQGADIEEQDKGATALLLAIRSSHPEAAELLIERGASVTKESGLGLPLTAAVLNNSADLMRLLLAHGADPNAAVRGERMLHFAVAGDCLDCVKVLVEAGADVNAVWVRGDPTRNPAIVTAYHLARHDNRAEIADYLLAHGVIIKRPEPISAKLAMADAAKGATFFASNCSSCHGKRPQDIPTKGPNLWNVVGRDKASTKFGGYSKTLMAWDGAWTYEDLNIFIAGPTLTTPGVNMDVRGAPDETDRLNVIAYLRTLSDAPAPLP
- a CDS encoding antibiotic biosynthesis monooxygenase, yielding MSIAALPEPPYYMVSFSSQRTKVDDGYGEMGYAMTELAKLQPGYLGFESARGADGFGILISYWKDEDSIRAWKSVVDHIEAQNRGRSDWYTRYEIRVGRVERAYGFDIEEA
- a CDS encoding cupin domain-containing protein, whose protein sequence is MKTIQVMALALALGTAAAAHAEQPLQRTDLVKNDIDVPGHEAVQVRVDFAPGVLAPNHSHPGEEIAFVIEGTLEYRLEGREPVTLKAGQSLFIPAGTVHSAKNVGSGKASELATYIVRKGEPLVVPAK
- a CDS encoding response regulator; translation: MVTVLCIEDEVEIRNLLVEELNEAGYRTLEAANGAEGLEMILSKWPDIVISDISMPVMDGHQLLAEIQINHPQFSNIPFILLTALTDRENTLAGLRAGAADYLTKPLDFDLLLAKLEGCVTRLENDKAVNRSF
- a CDS encoding PLP-dependent aminotransferase family protein, translated to MVREAVRMNEEMAGRTRVEMVMGTIRQRIAGRSLTPGARLPSVRGLAASLKLSTSTVVDAYERLVAEGAILSRPGSGFYVANQAAPFALTEAGPKLDRAVDPFWISRQSLEADEADLKPGCGWLPPSWLPGESMRRALRTLARADGPALADYGSPLGLPPLRQLISRRMGERGIEASPDQLLLADSGTQAIDLLCRFLLEPGDTVLVDDPCYFNFHALLRAHRAKIVSVPYTPSGPDLERFAEVVAEHRPRLYITNSAIHNPTGATLSPVTAHRVLKLADQFDLTIIEDDIFADFEHMPAPRLAAFDGLERVIHIGSFSKTLSASARCGFVAAKPEWIDGLTDLKIATSFGGGRMTAEIVLNALSDGSYRKHMETLRQRLARTMGEVSARLKGLGITPWLEPQAGMFLWCRLPDGLDAADVARAALEKRIVLAPGNAFSLSQSATDFMRFNVSQTLDDRVFEVLRDVLARQRR
- a CDS encoding DUF4168 domain-containing protein, whose product is MITRYTSLAMMSAAVFTLLAFGPASAVEMAQAQQPAAQGTAPMQDQSGGTAAPAAVSDQKLEAFAVAYLQVDKVRQAYSAKIDATKDEAAKQKLQDEAKKQMVDTVQASQNISVEEYSSILTAVQSDPALAKKVLEKIGTPPAKPQQK
- a CDS encoding DMT family transporter codes for the protein MERMTAGWINGLIGVVIFSGSLPATRVAVAQFDPVFLTVARAAIAGLLALCLLIVFRQRRPSGREILSLAVVALGVVVGFPLLTALALQHVTSAHSIVFVGLLPLATASFAVIRGGERPKPAFWLFSILGSALVAGFALAQGLTASPVGDLLMLAAILVCGLGYAEGGRLSRTLGGWQVISWALVLSLPIMIAVAFVYRPASFAGIETPALIGLAYVSLFSMLIGFIFWYRGLSQGGIAAVGQLQLLQPFFGLALAATLLHEPVTSAMLGVTVAVILCVAGARRFAR
- a CDS encoding globin-coupled sensor protein → MQNHFHAHTGQHSRQADAASRSGDIERRLEFMGLDEQGRAGIRSLKALIQRELPHGLDKFYAQLRNSPEVKRFFSSDEHIARAKGAQMGHWVNISDGNLGEDYVGKVRTIGAVHARIGLEPRWYIGGYAIIVDHLIKSAVEEMFPQGMFSRKSMKPAEFGKALASLVKAAMLDMDLAISVYIDEAEVAKQKAQADAIASEQKLVSDVFGKAMAAIAAKDISYRITDELPAAYHRLRDDFNHALEQLTGTIREIDSGASQINAGSQEIRAAADDLARRTEQQAASIEETAAALEEITTTVKDSSRRAEEAGELVGKARTGAELSGQIVERAVTAMGAIDSSSREISSIIGVIDEIAFQTNLLALNAGVEAARAGEAGKGFAVVAQEVRELAQRSAKAAKEIKGLINTSGEHVKTGVSLVGETGEALSVIVDEVKEIDRHIGSIVEAAREQATALAEINTAVNAMDQGTQKNAAMVEESTAASHALVREIGRIAEMLREFNIEKTGAVQSRRPAPTQPADAGSPARELRARVGRAYQAQGNAALASGQWDEF
- a CDS encoding DUF2277 domain-containing protein, with amino-acid sequence MCRNIKPLFNFDPPATDDEIHDAALQFVRKLSGATKPSKRNEAAFERAVGSIAACARELIDSLETSQPPRDREEEAAKARARNAIRFA